The Cellulomonas fulva genome includes a window with the following:
- a CDS encoding ABC transporter ATP-binding protein: MSATGATPATAAAPVLAVRGVRRTYGSGRTAVHALRDVSFEAAAGELVALVGRSGSGKTTLLNVVGGLDRPDAGQVLVAGTDVTALDDDGLDDLRRDAVGFVFQTFGLLTDLTAVENVGLPLRLRHLPVADRERRARLLLDLVGLGDHTEQRPDEMSGGQMQRVAIARALATSPRLLVADEPTGQLDTDTGLAVMALIRGVVEAEGMTALVATHDPVMIALADRVLRIVDGRLVDA, translated from the coding sequence GTGAGCGCCACCGGGGCCACGCCAGCCACGGCTGCCGCGCCCGTGCTGGCGGTCCGCGGCGTGCGGCGCACGTACGGCTCGGGACGGACGGCGGTGCACGCGCTGCGCGACGTGTCGTTCGAGGCGGCGGCGGGCGAGCTCGTCGCCCTGGTGGGGCGGTCCGGGTCCGGCAAGACGACGCTGCTCAACGTGGTCGGCGGCCTCGACCGACCGGACGCCGGCCAGGTGCTGGTCGCGGGGACGGACGTCACGGCGCTCGACGACGACGGGCTCGACGACCTGCGGCGGGACGCGGTCGGGTTCGTCTTCCAGACCTTCGGTCTGCTCACCGACCTCACGGCGGTCGAGAACGTGGGGCTTCCGCTGCGCCTGCGGCACCTCCCCGTGGCCGACCGGGAACGACGAGCGCGCCTGCTGCTCGACCTCGTCGGTCTCGGCGACCACACCGAGCAGCGGCCCGACGAGATGTCGGGCGGCCAGATGCAGCGCGTCGCCATCGCGCGGGCCCTGGCCACCTCGCCCCGCCTGCTCGTGGCCGACGAGCCCACCGGCCAGCTCGACACCGACACCGGCCTGGCCGTCATGGCGCTCATCCGCGGCGTGGTGGAGGCCGAGGGGATGACGGCCCTCGTCGCGACGCACGACCCCGTGATGATCGCCCTCGCCGACCGCGTGCTGCGGATCGTCGACGGCCGGCTCGTCGATGCCTGA
- a CDS encoding LppM family (lipo)protein, producing the protein MMTTKRRPARPLALLGTVAALLLVLSGCMKVDLQATFTTDDTVDGTMLVAIDKQLLETTGGSVDDVLGSDEDLFDNGKTTSEPYEEGDYVGRTYTFADVPLDEFGGDEEMQISHADGKFTVDGELDLSSSQLGESATGGEVTITFTFPGDVEEANGAIDGNSVTWAGEAGDVLEINAVASDSGNGFPILTLVWLLAGLVLLALVVVITVVLLRRRSSRREGLEPHPAYDAVPAAGDAAYGAAPPAAAPVGSMPPAGAVPPVAPPPVVAVPPAPPADVPSPPQAAAPSDEPAPAGPTDPAEPTDPTDPQRPQG; encoded by the coding sequence ATGATGACGACGAAGCGACGGCCGGCACGCCCGCTCGCGCTCCTCGGGACGGTCGCGGCGCTGCTGCTCGTCCTGTCGGGGTGCATGAAGGTCGACCTGCAGGCGACGTTCACGACGGACGACACCGTCGACGGGACGATGCTCGTCGCGATCGACAAGCAGCTCCTCGAGACGACGGGCGGGTCGGTCGACGACGTGCTCGGCAGCGACGAGGACCTGTTCGACAACGGCAAGACCACCTCCGAGCCCTACGAGGAGGGGGACTACGTCGGGCGCACCTACACGTTCGCGGACGTGCCGCTCGACGAGTTCGGCGGCGACGAGGAGATGCAGATCTCCCACGCCGACGGGAAGTTCACCGTCGACGGCGAGCTCGACCTGTCGAGCAGCCAGCTGGGCGAGAGCGCCACGGGCGGCGAGGTCACGATCACCTTCACGTTCCCCGGCGACGTCGAGGAGGCCAACGGCGCGATCGACGGCAACTCCGTGACCTGGGCGGGCGAGGCCGGCGACGTCCTCGAGATCAACGCCGTCGCGAGCGACTCCGGCAACGGCTTCCCGATCCTCACGCTGGTCTGGCTGCTCGCCGGCCTGGTGCTCCTGGCGCTCGTCGTGGTCATCACCGTGGTGCTGCTGCGCCGCCGCTCGTCGCGGCGCGAGGGCCTCGAGCCGCACCCGGCGTACGACGCCGTCCCGGCCGCCGGGGACGCGGCCTACGGCGCGGCCCCGCCCGCCGCCGCCCCTGTCGGCTCGATGCCGCCCGCGGGCGCGGTCCCGCCGGTCGCGCCGCCTCCGGTCGTCGCCGTCCCGCCCGCTCCGCCCGCGGACGTCCCGTCCCCGCCGCAGGCCGCGGCCCCGTCCGACGAGCCGGCGCCCGCCGGGCCGACGGACCCTGCCGAGCCCACGGACCCGACGGACCCGCAGCGCCCGCAGGGCTGA
- a CDS encoding RNB domain-containing ribonuclease has product MPRRHLRLPPLAEPDRSRDVDAAVRRGLAALRAELDVPAAFPAAVTAEARARAAAGPAGDVERADLRDLPLLTIDPPGSMDLDQALHLERRGSGYRVHYAIADVAAWVLPGGAIDTEARARVTTLYAPDGRTPLHPPELSEGAASLLPGQAAPAALWEIDLDEAGTPQSVRVGRATVRSTARLTYDEAQRAIVDRTGPGAGDGALALLREVGDLRVAAERARGGITLPTPEQEVEPVPGGGWRLTSRRTLPVEEWNAQISLLTGMCAADLMLDARVGVLRTLPEAQDGDVDRLRRTALALGVDWPTGTPPGQVLATLDAADPRHAAVLAEATTLLRGAAYVAFDGARPEHPGHGAIAAPYAHVTAPLRRLVDRFTTQVCLAVSAGVEPDEPTRAALPELPALMAAGDRRASAYERGCLDLVEAALLAGREGQELEGVVVDVRDDGSSGILQLADPVVRARVAGTDLVAGTRLRVRLVEADVARRLVRFEEA; this is encoded by the coding sequence GTGCCCCGCCGACACCTGCGCCTCCCCCCGCTCGCGGAGCCGGACCGCAGCCGCGACGTCGACGCCGCGGTCCGACGCGGCCTCGCCGCGCTCCGCGCCGAGCTGGACGTCCCCGCGGCCTTCCCGGCGGCGGTGACCGCCGAGGCGCGGGCCCGCGCCGCTGCGGGCCCCGCCGGCGACGTCGAGCGCGCCGACCTGCGCGACCTCCCGCTGCTGACCATCGACCCGCCCGGCTCGATGGACCTCGACCAGGCGCTGCACCTCGAGCGCCGCGGCTCGGGCTACCGCGTGCACTACGCGATCGCCGACGTCGCCGCGTGGGTGCTGCCGGGCGGGGCGATCGACACCGAGGCCCGGGCCCGCGTGACGACGCTGTACGCGCCGGACGGCCGCACGCCGCTGCACCCGCCGGAGCTCAGCGAGGGCGCGGCGAGCCTGCTGCCCGGTCAGGCGGCGCCCGCCGCGCTGTGGGAGATCGACCTGGACGAGGCGGGCACGCCGCAGTCGGTCCGCGTGGGGCGCGCGACCGTCCGCAGCACCGCGCGGCTCACGTACGACGAGGCCCAGCGGGCGATCGTCGACCGCACGGGACCCGGAGCGGGCGACGGCGCGCTGGCGCTGCTCCGCGAGGTCGGTGATCTCCGCGTGGCCGCCGAGCGGGCACGCGGCGGCATCACGCTGCCCACCCCGGAGCAGGAGGTCGAGCCGGTCCCGGGCGGTGGCTGGCGGCTGACGAGCCGGCGGACGCTGCCCGTCGAGGAGTGGAACGCGCAGATCTCGCTGCTCACCGGGATGTGCGCGGCGGACCTGATGCTCGACGCTCGGGTCGGCGTCCTGCGGACGCTGCCGGAGGCCCAGGACGGGGACGTCGACCGGCTCCGGCGGACGGCGCTCGCGCTCGGGGTCGACTGGCCCACCGGGACGCCGCCGGGCCAGGTGCTCGCGACGCTCGACGCGGCGGACCCGCGGCACGCCGCCGTGCTGGCCGAGGCGACGACGCTGCTGCGCGGCGCGGCGTACGTCGCATTCGACGGCGCGCGTCCGGAGCACCCGGGCCACGGTGCGATCGCCGCCCCGTACGCGCACGTGACCGCGCCGCTGCGCCGCCTGGTCGACCGGTTCACGACGCAGGTCTGCCTCGCGGTCAGCGCGGGGGTGGAGCCCGACGAGCCGACCCGCGCCGCGCTCCCGGAGCTGCCCGCGCTCATGGCGGCGGGGGACCGCCGGGCGTCGGCGTACGAGCGCGGCTGCCTGGACCTGGTCGAGGCCGCGCTGCTCGCGGGCCGGGAGGGTCAGGAGCTCGAGGGCGTGGTGGTCGACGTCCGCGACGACGGCTCGTCGGGCATCCTGCAGCTCGCCGACCCCGTCGTGCGCGCGCGGGTCGCCGGCACCGACCTCGTCGCGGGCACCAGGCTGCGCGTCCGGCTCGTCGAGGCGGACGTCGCGCGACGGCTCGTGCGCTTCGAGGAGGCGTGA
- a CDS encoding DoxX family protein: MTSSSGFRPPGPLGRGARGVALAFLVSGTVHLVRPRVFEPIVPRALPARPVVLWSGVAELACAVGMLTPRTRRPAGLVSAALLVVVFPANVQMAVDSVGAARRRPTRGRLARAGITVARLPLQWPLVRWAAGAGR; the protein is encoded by the coding sequence ATGACCTCGTCGTCCGGCTTCCGCCCGCCCGGTCCGCTGGGCCGCGGCGCCCGCGGGGTGGCGCTCGCCTTCCTCGTCTCCGGCACCGTGCACCTGGTGCGGCCGCGGGTGTTCGAGCCGATCGTGCCGCGCGCGCTGCCGGCACGGCCCGTGGTGCTGTGGTCCGGCGTCGCCGAGCTCGCGTGCGCGGTCGGCATGCTGACGCCCCGGACGCGCCGGCCCGCCGGGCTCGTGAGCGCCGCGCTGCTGGTCGTCGTCTTCCCGGCGAACGTGCAGATGGCCGTCGACTCCGTCGGCGCGGCGCGGCGACGGCCGACCCGCGGCCGCCTGGCGCGGGCGGGGATCACGGTCGCCCGGCTGCCGCTGCAGTGGCCGCTGGTGCGGTGGGCAGCGGGCGCGGGGCGCTGA
- a CDS encoding ABC transporter ATP-binding protein: MPATTQDADGGARPLVECESLVRIHQHGTVEVQALQGLDLTVGAGEMIAVVGPSGAGKSTLLAVLAGADRPTAGRARVDGWDLTDLTRAQRLAYRRSVVGFVRQQTARNLVPYLTARGNVEQPLALAGHPRRTRAARADELLDAVGVASCADRLPAQMSGGEQQRTAIAVALANGPRLLLADEPTGELDSATAQEVFGTLRAAQREAGVTVVVVTHDPAVSDQVERTVAVRDGRTSTETLRRTEVADDGAARVIAQEYAVMDRAGRVQVPREYREALALTRRVRLALEADRVSLLPDRQAG, translated from the coding sequence GTGCCCGCGACGACGCAGGACGCCGACGGAGGCGCTCGCCCCCTGGTCGAGTGCGAGTCCCTGGTGCGCATCCACCAGCACGGCACGGTGGAGGTCCAGGCGCTGCAGGGGCTCGACCTCACGGTGGGCGCGGGCGAGATGATCGCGGTCGTCGGCCCGTCCGGTGCCGGCAAGTCCACGCTGCTCGCGGTGCTCGCGGGCGCCGACCGGCCGACCGCCGGCCGGGCGCGCGTCGACGGCTGGGACCTCACCGACCTGACGCGCGCGCAGCGCCTGGCCTACCGGCGCTCGGTCGTCGGGTTCGTGCGGCAGCAGACCGCGCGCAACCTCGTGCCCTACCTGACCGCGCGCGGCAACGTGGAGCAGCCGCTGGCGCTGGCCGGTCACCCGCGCCGGACCCGGGCCGCGCGCGCCGACGAGCTGCTGGACGCCGTGGGCGTCGCGTCCTGCGCCGACCGGCTCCCGGCGCAGATGTCCGGCGGCGAGCAGCAGCGCACCGCGATCGCCGTCGCGCTGGCGAACGGTCCCCGGCTCCTGCTGGCCGACGAGCCCACCGGCGAGCTGGACTCCGCGACCGCGCAGGAGGTGTTCGGCACGCTGCGCGCCGCCCAGCGCGAGGCCGGCGTCACGGTCGTGGTCGTCACGCACGACCCCGCCGTGAGCGACCAGGTGGAGCGCACGGTCGCGGTGCGGGACGGCCGGACGAGCACCGAGACGCTGCGCCGCACCGAGGTCGCCGACGACGGGGCGGCACGCGTGATCGCGCAGGAGTACGCGGTCATGGACCGCGCCGGACGCGTGCAGGTGCCACGCGAGTACCGCGAGGCGCTGGCCCTCACCCGGCGCGTCCGGCTCGCGCTCGAGGCCGACCGGGTGTCGCTGCTGCCCGACCGGCAGGCGGGGTGA
- a CDS encoding MSCRAMM family protein — protein sequence MRARMLVAPVLALALAAGLAAPAAAADHAVSGTVTLAGAPAGKGVVVGWYAPSDGGYGETTTTSAGTYSLDLPPDLTGWVLYANVDPLGGLVQRKDFAPEFVGAGGASEHAWQAVELRGTATADVRVDIAVEALGSVDGRLPQLAGEHVLIESPGGTGQHRYTKVQEDGTYAFSRLTPGRYRVVTSFPARGYLPYRSEVVVVRPGATTHVTTPARLGGTLTGKVLHGGVAQSGVTVTATKQASVTTDAKGVYRFTGLRSGTYTLAIARSSSRTSQPQRLTAAPLRVKVQAGATTSTSIVTHSKGGVRYPHPQRTALVSLAGRLVAEGPEMWAEPGSYWLYVVDGYRWDRTKVTLTAGRLVTAAERAAARPLVRLTGRVTGGDAGETRQVYACVAGWCSRPATVGADGRYSLTGLPGGAVATVRSSQRGWSDGVVHRRVAAGSTVDVAMGTQYGRLKAALEFRGTPVTGWYSVSASDGNPTSGDIPGGYLERGWVRLPAGPVTITLDDTGPFPGQLISPFAYDLPSDLEVVLEPGKTTDLGVVELSLRR from the coding sequence ATGCGTGCACGGATGCTCGTCGCCCCCGTCCTTGCTCTGGCGCTCGCGGCGGGCCTCGCTGCCCCCGCCGCCGCGGCCGACCACGCCGTCTCCGGGACGGTGACCCTCGCGGGTGCCCCCGCGGGCAAGGGCGTGGTGGTCGGCTGGTATGCGCCCAGCGACGGGGGGTACGGCGAGACGACGACGACCAGTGCAGGGACCTACTCGCTCGACCTGCCGCCCGACCTCACCGGATGGGTGCTGTACGCGAACGTCGACCCGCTCGGCGGGCTGGTGCAGCGCAAGGACTTCGCCCCGGAGTTCGTCGGCGCCGGGGGCGCGAGCGAGCACGCCTGGCAGGCGGTCGAGCTGCGGGGGACGGCCACTGCTGACGTGCGGGTCGACATCGCGGTCGAGGCGCTGGGGTCCGTCGACGGACGGCTGCCGCAGCTGGCCGGCGAGCACGTCCTGATCGAGTCCCCGGGCGGCACCGGCCAGCACCGGTACACGAAGGTGCAGGAGGACGGCACCTACGCCTTCAGCCGGCTCACGCCGGGTCGGTACCGGGTGGTGACGTCGTTCCCGGCGCGGGGCTACCTGCCCTACCGGTCCGAGGTCGTCGTCGTCCGTCCTGGCGCGACGACGCACGTCACGACCCCCGCGCGGCTCGGCGGCACCCTGACCGGCAAGGTCCTGCACGGCGGCGTAGCGCAGAGCGGCGTGACGGTCACCGCGACGAAGCAGGCCTCCGTCACCACGGACGCCAAGGGCGTGTACCGCTTCACGGGGCTCCGGTCCGGGACCTACACGCTCGCGATCGCCCGGTCGAGCTCGCGCACCTCCCAGCCGCAGCGGCTGACGGCGGCGCCGTTGCGGGTGAAGGTCCAGGCGGGCGCGACGACGAGCACGAGCATCGTGACCCACAGCAAGGGCGGCGTGCGCTATCCGCACCCGCAGCGGACCGCTCTGGTCTCGCTCGCGGGCCGGCTCGTCGCGGAAGGCCCGGAGATGTGGGCCGAGCCGGGCTCGTACTGGCTGTACGTGGTCGACGGGTACCGGTGGGACCGCACCAAGGTGACGCTGACCGCGGGGCGGCTCGTCACCGCCGCCGAGCGCGCAGCCGCGCGCCCGCTCGTGCGGCTGACCGGCCGTGTCACCGGCGGTGACGCGGGTGAGACGCGCCAGGTCTACGCTTGCGTGGCGGGCTGGTGCAGCAGGCCCGCGACCGTGGGTGCAGACGGGCGCTACTCGCTGACCGGTCTGCCGGGTGGTGCCGTGGCGACGGTCAGGTCGTCGCAGCGCGGATGGAGCGACGGCGTCGTGCACCGGCGCGTCGCTGCCGGGAGCACCGTCGACGTCGCGATGGGTACGCAGTACGGACGGCTCAAGGCGGCCCTGGAGTTCCGCGGCACGCCGGTGACGGGCTGGTACTCGGTGAGCGCGAGCGACGGCAACCCGACGAGCGGGGACATCCCGGGCGGTTATCTCGAGCGCGGCTGGGTGAGGTTGCCCGCCGGGCCGGTCACGATCACGCTGGACGACACGGGCCCATTCCCCGGCCAGCTGATCTCCCCGTTCGCGTACGACCTGCCCAGCGACCTCGAGGTGGTGCTCGAGCCCGGGAAGACGACCGATCTCGGCGTCGTGGAGCTAAGCCTGCGGCGATGA
- a CDS encoding DUF2200 domain-containing protein, producing MHRIFTTSVASVYPLYVAKVERKGRTAAEVDEVVRWLTGFDDAELRGHLEAGTTFADFFAAARLNPGVSLITGTVCGVRVEEIEDPLMQQIRYLDKLVDELAKGRPLAKVLRA from the coding sequence GTGCACCGGATCTTCACGACGAGCGTCGCCTCCGTGTACCCCCTGTACGTCGCCAAGGTGGAACGCAAGGGCCGCACCGCGGCGGAGGTCGACGAGGTCGTCCGCTGGCTGACCGGCTTCGACGACGCCGAGCTGCGCGGCCATCTCGAGGCGGGGACGACGTTCGCGGACTTCTTCGCCGCCGCCCGGCTCAACCCGGGCGTCTCGCTCATCACGGGGACGGTGTGCGGCGTGCGCGTCGAGGAGATCGAGGACCCGCTCATGCAGCAGATCCGCTACCTCGACAAGCTGGTCGACGAGCTGGCCAAGGGCAGACCCCTGGCGAAGGTGCTGCGCGCCTGA
- a CDS encoding MFS transporter, whose protein sequence is MSTPTAVPQPHPHEPETDELSGPDPRRWRILAVIAVTQLMLVLDASIMNIALPSAAAELEIAANDIQWAVTAYTLAFGGLLLLGGRVADYLGRKRAMLIGLIGFAVASALGGAAQNEGMLFGARALQGVFAALLAPAALALITVTFTESHERAKAFGVFGAISGGGAAIGLLAGGALTEYLDWRWCLYINLPIALVTAVIGVRVLRESRAHGDTRFDILGALLSSVGLVALVYAFTEAAKQTTGADGLPQAVGWSDPLVVTLLGVAVVLLVAFVLVERVVRNPLLPLRIILDRDRGGSYLIFFLVGAGLFSMFLFMTLYFQYVMGYEPLKAGFAFLPFSVCLILVAGFVARLLPVVGAKPLMIVGLTMAIAGMLLLTRTEPGSDYWTTVFPALVVLSIGMSMVFIPVSSTALIGVGGHDAGIASAVLNTAQQVGGSLGLALLNTLALSATADKLADLIAGGADPASPAVAASANVAGYHVAYFAGAALLAIALAVAVAIVKARKSDLPTEGAVAA, encoded by the coding sequence GTGAGCACCCCGACCGCGGTGCCGCAGCCGCACCCCCACGAACCGGAGACCGACGAGCTGAGCGGGCCGGACCCGCGGCGCTGGCGGATCCTCGCGGTCATCGCCGTCACGCAGCTGATGCTGGTGCTCGACGCGTCGATCATGAACATCGCGCTGCCCTCGGCCGCCGCCGAGCTCGAGATCGCGGCGAACGACATCCAGTGGGCGGTGACGGCGTACACGCTCGCGTTCGGCGGTCTGCTCCTCCTCGGCGGACGCGTCGCCGACTACCTGGGCCGCAAGCGCGCGATGCTCATCGGGCTCATCGGGTTCGCGGTCGCCTCCGCCCTGGGCGGCGCAGCGCAGAACGAGGGCATGCTCTTCGGCGCGCGCGCTCTGCAGGGCGTCTTCGCGGCGCTCCTCGCGCCCGCCGCGCTCGCGCTGATCACCGTGACGTTCACCGAGTCCCACGAGCGCGCCAAGGCGTTCGGCGTGTTCGGCGCGATCTCGGGCGGCGGTGCCGCCATCGGCCTGCTCGCGGGCGGCGCCCTCACGGAGTACCTGGACTGGCGCTGGTGCCTCTACATCAACCTGCCGATCGCGCTGGTCACCGCGGTGATCGGGGTGCGCGTGCTGCGTGAGTCGCGTGCGCACGGCGACACGCGCTTCGACATCCTGGGCGCCCTGCTGTCGAGCGTCGGCCTGGTGGCGCTGGTCTACGCGTTCACCGAGGCGGCCAAGCAGACGACGGGTGCCGACGGCCTGCCGCAGGCGGTCGGCTGGAGCGACCCGCTCGTCGTCACGCTCCTCGGGGTCGCCGTCGTCCTCCTGGTCGCCTTCGTGCTCGTCGAGCGCGTCGTGCGGAACCCGCTGCTCCCGCTCCGCATCATCCTGGACCGCGACCGCGGCGGCTCCTACCTGATCTTCTTCCTGGTCGGCGCCGGTCTGTTCTCGATGTTCCTGTTCATGACGCTCTACTTCCAGTACGTCATGGGCTACGAGCCGCTCAAGGCGGGCTTCGCGTTCCTGCCGTTCTCCGTGTGCCTGATCCTGGTCGCGGGCTTCGTCGCCCGGCTCCTGCCCGTGGTCGGCGCGAAGCCGCTGATGATCGTCGGCCTGACCATGGCGATCGCGGGGATGCTGCTGCTCACGCGCACCGAGCCCGGCTCCGACTACTGGACCACGGTCTTCCCCGCCCTCGTGGTGCTGAGCATCGGCATGTCGATGGTGTTCATCCCCGTGTCCTCGACCGCGCTGATCGGCGTGGGCGGGCACGACGCCGGGATCGCCAGCGCGGTGCTGAACACCGCGCAGCAGGTGGGCGGCTCGCTGGGCCTCGCGCTGCTCAACACGCTCGCCCTGTCGGCGACCGCGGACAAGCTCGCGGACCTCATCGCCGGCGGTGCGGACCCGGCCTCGCCGGCCGTCGCCGCGTCGGCCAACGTCGCCGGGTACCACGTCGCGTACTTCGCGGGCGCGGCTCTGCTGGCCATCGCGCTAGCCGTCGCCGTCGCGATCGTCAAGGCGCGCAAGTCCGACCTGCCCACCGAGGGCGCGGTCGCCGCCTGA